A single genomic interval of Anaerolineales bacterium harbors:
- a CDS encoding NBR1-Ig-like domain-containing protein — protein sequence MFLGASFTKTWRLKNVGTCTWTSGYELIFDSGDRRSAPDSLTLTGGAVPLGETVDVSVGLKAPGEAGTYQGYFKIRNPSGVVFDIGPAASGAFWVKIKATKLLLLRLTLFILPIGTILP from the coding sequence GTGTTCCTGGGCGCCTCGTTCACCAAGACCTGGCGCTTGAAGAACGTCGGGACCTGCACCTGGACCTCGGGCTACGAGCTGATCTTCGACAGCGGCGATCGCAGGTCGGCGCCCGATTCCCTCACCTTGACCGGCGGCGCCGTTCCCCTGGGGGAAACCGTCGATGTCTCCGTGGGCCTCAAGGCCCCGGGCGAGGCAGGAACGTACCAGGGCTACTTCAAGATCCGCAATCCGAGCGGAGTTGTGTTCGACATCGGGCCGGCAGCCTCGGGTGCTTTCTGGGTGAAGATCAAGGCCACTAAGCTGTTATTGCTGAGGCTGACGCTCTTCATCCTGCCGATCGGCACGATCTTACCTTGA